One window from the genome of Terriglobales bacterium encodes:
- a CDS encoding DUF177 domain-containing protein yields the protein MLINVHDLRKRQNVLDFEQEFPPEGFDLGVDVRAVQAVKTSGRATLVEEHTGHKGTLDDIRVAGKLATELEVLCARCLEPVKLPVHREFELLYRPQGSDVGGGKEVELQDKDAAISYYEGDGLALEDVVREQLLLAVPIKTVCKEECKGLCAHCGRNLNTGQCECAQSASDPRWEALKGLKDKLQK from the coding sequence ATGTTGATCAATGTTCATGACCTGCGAAAGAGGCAGAATGTCCTCGATTTTGAGCAGGAGTTTCCGCCGGAAGGGTTCGATCTCGGGGTAGATGTACGTGCGGTCCAAGCGGTAAAGACCAGCGGCCGAGCCACCCTGGTGGAAGAGCATACAGGACATAAAGGCACGCTGGACGATATCCGAGTAGCCGGGAAGCTGGCGACGGAATTGGAAGTACTGTGTGCACGCTGCCTTGAACCGGTGAAGCTCCCGGTCCACCGCGAGTTCGAACTGCTGTACCGGCCGCAAGGATCGGACGTAGGCGGCGGCAAGGAAGTGGAATTACAGGATAAGGACGCCGCCATAAGCTATTACGAGGGCGACGGACTCGCACTGGAAGACGTGGTGCGGGAGCAGTTGCTGCTGGCGGTCCCGATCAAGACGGTCTGCAAGGAAGAGTGCAAAGGTTTGTGCGCGCATTGCGGGCGCAACCTGAACACCGGGCAATGCGAATGCGCGCAGAGCGCGAGCGATCCCCGGTGGGAAGCACTGAAAGGTTTGAAGGACAAGCTACAGAAGTAA
- a CDS encoding adenylyltransferase/cytidyltransferase family protein, with protein MSQTKVLSREDLRRRVAQWRQSGDQVIMANGCFDVLHVGHIRYLQAAKALGGKLIVAVNADDSVRQLKGDGRPVMPESERAEILAALEPVDAVVIFPELDVRALLNDIRPDVQAKGTDYTADSVPERDVVTSYGGRVAIVGDPKDHSATEIIQQIGKGAAKKN; from the coding sequence ATGAGCCAGACAAAAGTACTTTCGCGCGAGGATCTCCGTCGCCGCGTCGCCCAATGGCGCCAGTCCGGCGACCAGGTCATCATGGCTAACGGATGCTTCGACGTCCTCCACGTCGGCCACATTCGCTATCTGCAAGCCGCGAAAGCCCTCGGCGGAAAACTCATCGTCGCTGTCAACGCCGATGACAGCGTCCGCCAACTCAAGGGCGACGGCCGTCCCGTCATGCCCGAATCCGAGCGCGCCGAAATCCTTGCCGCACTCGAGCCCGTGGACGCCGTTGTCATCTTCCCCGAACTTGACGTCCGCGCCCTGCTCAACGACATTCGTCCCGACGTTCAGGCCAAAGGCACCGACTACACCGCCGACTCCGTCCCCGAGCGCGACGTCGTCACCTCTTACGGCGGACGCGTCGCCATCGTCGGCGACCCGAAAGATCACTCGGCAACGGAAATCATCCAGCAAATAGGTAAAGGGGCAGCGAAGAAGAATTGA
- the rpmF gene encoding 50S ribosomal protein L32, with translation MANPKRRHSKRRTATRRAHDHLTTRSAAECPNCHEKKLPHRVCPKCGYYKGREIVEVEKAK, from the coding sequence ATGGCAAATCCGAAACGGCGACATTCCAAGAGGCGCACCGCAACCCGCCGCGCCCACGATCACCTGACCACGCGCTCGGCCGCCGAGTGCCCCAACTGTCACGAGAAGAAGCTGCCCCATCGTGTTTGCCCGAAGTGCGGGTATTACAAGGGCCGCGAGATCGTGGAAGTCGAAAAGGCCAAGTAG
- a CDS encoding glycosyltransferase family 9 protein yields MNDSSVVATPKKILIVRLGAMGDILHAIPAAIMLKCSFPDAEIGWVMEKRWADLLAPIPFITRRHLVDTRSWRKHPLDKRHEVLTALREIRASKYNIVVDFQGAIKSAAFALLSGAPRRYGFNDPWEKPASLAYTNTVITRATHVVQQNSQLAEKIVEQHGGIINNEYYCPVYDPLPEFESWAENKIAELRLRPRFALLNPGAGWGAKQWPAERYAEVTRELGNQGIRSLINYGPGEEELARIVESQSDGHAIAATFTISQLIAVTRRASLFIGGDTGPLHLADFFHDVPIVAIFGPTDPARTGPQSKKSIVLRDPSSITSHKRVKNAEAGLLNITAAEVLHAARELLATKGVNA; encoded by the coding sequence TTGAACGACTCTTCTGTTGTCGCCACCCCGAAGAAGATCTTGATCGTCCGCCTCGGCGCGATGGGCGACATCCTTCACGCAATCCCGGCAGCAATCATGCTCAAATGCAGTTTCCCTGATGCCGAAATTGGCTGGGTCATGGAAAAGCGATGGGCAGACCTGCTTGCCCCCATACCGTTCATTACCCGCCGTCACCTAGTCGATACACGCAGCTGGCGCAAACATCCGCTCGACAAAAGACACGAGGTGTTAACGGCTCTGCGCGAGATCCGTGCGTCGAAGTACAACATCGTCGTCGACTTTCAGGGCGCGATCAAGTCGGCAGCCTTTGCTCTGCTGAGCGGAGCGCCTCGGCGTTACGGATTCAACGATCCGTGGGAGAAACCGGCGTCGCTGGCCTATACCAATACTGTAATCACACGCGCCACCCATGTAGTCCAACAGAATAGCCAACTCGCGGAGAAGATAGTGGAACAACACGGCGGTATCATCAATAACGAGTATTACTGCCCTGTATACGATCCGCTGCCAGAATTCGAGAGTTGGGCTGAGAACAAGATTGCAGAGTTGAGGCTTCGACCACGTTTCGCCCTCCTCAACCCCGGCGCCGGATGGGGAGCTAAACAGTGGCCTGCCGAACGCTACGCCGAAGTCACGCGCGAACTCGGCAATCAGGGAATCCGCAGCCTGATCAACTACGGCCCGGGTGAAGAAGAACTCGCACGCATCGTCGAAAGCCAATCAGACGGACACGCTATCGCCGCCACGTTCACCATCTCGCAACTGATCGCTGTCACCCGCCGCGCTTCGCTGTTCATTGGCGGTGACACAGGCCCTCTGCACTTGGCCGACTTCTTCCACGATGTGCCAATCGTTGCGATTTTTGGGCCGACGGATCCTGCACGGACGGGACCACAAAGCAAGAAGAGCATCGTTCTTCGTGACCCCTCCAGCATCACTTCGCACAAGCGAGTCAAAAACGCCGAAGCTGGACTCCTCAACATCACCGCCGCCGAAGTCCTCCACGCTGCCCGCGAACTCCTCGCAACCAAAGGAGTGAACGCATGA
- the sucB gene encoding 2-oxoglutarate dehydrogenase, E2 component, dihydrolipoamide succinyltransferase — MATDVIMPQMGESIFEGTITKWLKKPGEQVQRDEPLFEISTDKVDAEIPAPASGVLKEIKVQEGTTVQVNTVVGVIDSTNGASATPSAQPSTAATAPVIGSPELNPSPMPAGGPQNAAPPAPTASGPATDVIMPQMGESIFEGTITKWLKNVGDKVQRDEPLFEISTDKVDAEIPAPASGVLTEIKAQAGSTVQVNSVVGVIGGTGAPAAAPAPAAQPAAPAKAAAPAAPAPAAPVHEEEEVTVDGQKIRSSPLVRKMAKEHGINLAQVKGTGLGGRITKEDITAYIENRGKAPAAPVPVAAAPMAAKPAAPAPAPAAPLPGEVVPMTAMRKIIAQRMVESKHTSAHVHTIYEIDMTRVMNLREKIKKQFEQKNGVKLTPTTFFARAAVKGIRDFPIINSSVEGDNIRYHRNINIGIAVALDWGLIVPVIKNAEEKNIVGLQRSITDLGDRARSKKLKPDDVAGGTFTITNPGQFGQMFGLPIISQPQVAIMGIGSIKKMPVVLTDENGTDSIAIRQICHVSLGYDHRIIDGAVADQFLRSVAKFLENWNEELL, encoded by the coding sequence ATGGCGACTGACGTGATCATGCCCCAGATGGGCGAGTCAATTTTTGAGGGCACCATTACCAAGTGGCTGAAAAAGCCCGGCGAGCAGGTTCAGCGTGACGAACCCTTGTTCGAAATCTCGACTGATAAGGTTGACGCAGAAATCCCCGCGCCCGCCAGTGGTGTGCTGAAAGAGATTAAGGTCCAGGAAGGCACCACCGTTCAGGTGAACACTGTTGTCGGCGTCATCGATTCCACGAACGGCGCCTCGGCCACTCCTTCGGCTCAGCCATCCACAGCCGCCACGGCCCCCGTGATCGGCAGCCCGGAACTGAATCCGTCGCCGATGCCCGCAGGCGGACCGCAAAACGCTGCGCCACCGGCACCCACCGCCTCCGGCCCAGCCACTGACGTCATCATGCCTCAGATGGGCGAATCCATCTTCGAAGGCACCATCACCAAGTGGTTGAAGAACGTCGGCGACAAAGTCCAGCGTGACGAGCCGCTCTTCGAAATCTCCACCGACAAGGTGGATGCCGAGATTCCCGCGCCCGCCAGCGGTGTGCTCACCGAGATCAAGGCGCAAGCTGGATCGACCGTTCAGGTGAACTCCGTCGTCGGTGTCATTGGAGGCACCGGCGCTCCTGCTGCTGCACCCGCGCCTGCAGCGCAACCTGCCGCACCGGCGAAAGCCGCTGCGCCTGCTGCTCCGGCCCCGGCTGCGCCTGTTCACGAAGAGGAAGAAGTCACCGTCGACGGCCAGAAGATCCGTTCTTCGCCGCTTGTTCGCAAGATGGCCAAGGAGCACGGCATCAACCTCGCCCAGGTGAAGGGAACCGGTCTCGGCGGACGCATCACGAAGGAAGACATCACCGCCTACATCGAAAACCGTGGCAAGGCCCCTGCTGCTCCAGTTCCAGTTGCAGCAGCGCCCATGGCTGCGAAGCCTGCGGCACCTGCTCCCGCTCCTGCGGCTCCGCTTCCGGGCGAAGTCGTTCCCATGACCGCGATGCGCAAGATCATCGCGCAACGCATGGTCGAATCCAAGCACACCAGCGCGCACGTCCACACCATCTACGAAATCGACATGACCCGTGTCATGAACCTGCGCGAGAAGATCAAGAAGCAGTTCGAGCAGAAGAACGGCGTCAAGCTCACGCCGACCACCTTCTTCGCTCGCGCGGCCGTCAAGGGCATCCGCGATTTCCCGATCATCAACTCTTCGGTCGAAGGCGATAACATCCGCTACCACCGCAACATCAACATCGGCATCGCAGTCGCGCTCGACTGGGGACTCATCGTCCCCGTAATCAAGAACGCTGAAGAGAAGAACATCGTCGGACTCCAGCGCTCCATCACCGACCTCGGCGATCGTGCGCGCTCCAAGAAGCTGAAGCCAGATGATGTCGCAGGCGGAACGTTCACCATCACCAACCCCGGCCAGTTCGGCCAGATGTTCGGCTTACCGATCATCAGCCAGCCGCAGGTTGCAATCATGGGTATCGGCTCGATCAAGAAAATGCCGGTCGTCCTCACCGACGAAAACGGCACCGACTCGATCGCCATCCGCCAGATATGTCACGTGTCGCTCGGTTACGACCACCGCATCATCGACGGTGCCGTTGCCGACCAATTCCTGCGCTCCGTGGCGAAGTTCCTCGAGAACTGGAACGAGGAACTGCTGTAG
- the plsX gene encoding phosphate acyltransferase PlsX, whose product MNTVIAVDAMGSDRAPKPEVEGAILAARSYNVHVLLVGQEDVIRAEMRNHPSAQYLTNIEIVHAEEVIGMDEKAAQSVRSKKKSSMHVGLRLVRDGRAAGFATAGNTGAAMATAKMILGALPGVDRPGLAAVFPTSKGTAAILLDVGANVDSKPQNLVQFAIMGEIYSRNILGTHRPRVGLLSIGEEETKGNELTRESYKLIKPLPINFIGNVEGRDLYNGHVDVIICDGFVGNVALKISEGLVETVRYLLKESLKSTISSQFGFLLSRKAFADFKKRLDYSEYGGAPLLGVKGVCIIGHGSSNANAIKNAIRVAAEFAERKINHKIEQEIASTRGTGMHHHAQGLAAGHDHGRHDD is encoded by the coding sequence ATGAACACCGTGATAGCCGTGGACGCTATGGGTTCGGATCGCGCTCCGAAGCCTGAAGTCGAAGGCGCCATTCTGGCTGCGCGCAGTTATAACGTGCATGTGCTGCTGGTCGGCCAGGAAGACGTAATCCGGGCCGAAATGCGGAACCATCCCTCCGCGCAGTACCTCACAAACATCGAGATCGTTCATGCGGAAGAAGTCATCGGCATGGACGAGAAGGCCGCGCAGTCTGTACGGTCGAAGAAGAAGTCATCGATGCACGTTGGTTTGCGCCTGGTCCGCGACGGGCGGGCCGCCGGGTTTGCGACCGCCGGAAACACCGGCGCCGCGATGGCAACGGCAAAGATGATCCTGGGCGCACTGCCGGGTGTGGATCGTCCGGGCCTGGCAGCCGTCTTTCCGACATCGAAAGGCACTGCGGCAATCCTGCTGGACGTGGGCGCAAACGTGGATTCGAAACCACAGAACCTCGTGCAGTTCGCCATCATGGGCGAGATCTACTCGCGGAACATCCTCGGGACACATCGGCCGAGGGTTGGCCTGCTCTCCATCGGCGAAGAAGAAACCAAGGGCAACGAACTCACTCGCGAATCCTACAAATTGATCAAGCCGCTGCCGATCAACTTCATCGGCAACGTGGAAGGCCGCGATCTTTACAACGGGCACGTGGACGTGATCATCTGCGACGGTTTCGTCGGGAACGTGGCGCTGAAGATTTCCGAAGGCCTGGTGGAGACAGTCCGATATCTGCTGAAGGAATCGTTGAAATCCACGATTTCGAGTCAGTTTGGATTCCTGCTGTCGCGCAAGGCTTTTGCCGATTTCAAGAAGCGGCTGGATTATTCGGAGTACGGCGGTGCTCCCTTGCTTGGCGTGAAGGGTGTATGCATTATCGGGCACGGATCTTCGAACGCGAACGCTATCAAGAACGCCATCCGAGTGGCCGCCGAATTTGCCGAACGCAAAATCAACCACAAGATTGAGCAGGAAATTGCCTCCACCCGCGGCACGGGCATGCATCATCACGCGCAAGGACTGGCCGCCGGGCATGATCACGGACGACACGATGACTAA
- a CDS encoding universal stress protein: MATVHPVHDLEVSTLALRHILVTTDFSETSHKAMEQAAAIARLHGSDLAVLHIIPPEPILHSALEPATWEHHDLLARAKQEMQSFERSPAFAGIKLDLHVETGPLEMTLLDLIRQCDISMVVVATHGRSGIRKLILGSVAEEIFRIAPCPVLTIGPDVPPNLLTHGRFQSVLFATDFSEGSRHALPYASGFAQESQARLTLLHVLEEGSVSAAYLHEHLLANARKQLEEMLPAAANLTSSPDVEVVRGYPVEEILRAAHKHQADLIVLGVHKSSGLGARASAHLPWTIAQSVVSHANCPVLTVRG, translated from the coding sequence ATGGCAACGGTACACCCGGTTCACGATCTTGAAGTTTCCACCCTGGCATTACGCCATATCCTTGTAACAACCGACTTTTCAGAAACCTCGCACAAGGCGATGGAGCAGGCCGCTGCCATTGCAAGACTTCATGGCTCTGACCTTGCTGTACTGCACATCATTCCTCCGGAACCAATCCTCCACTCTGCACTGGAACCCGCAACTTGGGAGCATCACGATTTGCTCGCCCGCGCAAAACAGGAGATGCAATCGTTCGAGCGCTCCCCGGCCTTTGCGGGTATCAAACTCGACCTGCATGTGGAAACGGGTCCACTCGAGATGACGTTGCTCGATCTCATCCGGCAATGTGACATTTCGATGGTTGTTGTTGCAACTCATGGCCGTTCCGGAATTCGCAAGCTAATCCTCGGATCTGTTGCCGAGGAGATCTTCCGCATTGCGCCCTGCCCGGTGCTCACCATCGGGCCAGACGTCCCCCCAAATCTCTTAACCCACGGACGATTTCAGTCGGTGCTGTTCGCTACCGACTTCTCCGAGGGGTCACGGCACGCGCTTCCGTACGCGTCCGGCTTCGCCCAGGAAAGCCAGGCGCGCCTCACCCTGTTGCACGTGCTGGAAGAAGGGTCTGTTTCAGCCGCTTACCTGCATGAGCATCTTCTAGCCAACGCTCGCAAGCAGTTGGAGGAAATGCTCCCGGCAGCGGCGAACTTAACCTCATCCCCTGACGTGGAGGTCGTCAGGGGCTATCCGGTCGAGGAGATCTTGCGCGCTGCGCACAAGCATCAAGCCGACCTGATCGTGCTGGGTGTGCACAAGTCCAGCGGACTTGGCGCACGAGCCTCAGCTCATTTGCCGTGGACCATCGCGCAAAGCGTGGTGAGTCACGCCAATTGCCCTGTACTTACCGTACGGGGGTAG